From a region of the Nocardioides ginsengisegetis genome:
- a CDS encoding ribonuclease domain-containing protein, producing the protein MRSDERGRTTGAAALGLALLLAVGIWLVSGRDPGTSTATSPDPTPSAGATSDPGTDPASGLPYVAAADLPPEARDVLRRIDAGGPFAYDEDGGTFGNFEGLLPDHDGGYYAEYTVDTPGSDDRGARRIVAGDGGELYWTADHYASFARIRR; encoded by the coding sequence ATGAGGAGCGACGAGCGGGGCCGCACGACCGGAGCCGCCGCGCTCGGCCTCGCGCTGCTCCTCGCGGTCGGCATCTGGCTGGTCTCCGGGCGCGACCCCGGCACCTCGACGGCGACCTCGCCGGACCCGACCCCGTCGGCGGGCGCCACCAGCGACCCCGGCACCGACCCCGCCAGCGGACTGCCGTACGTCGCTGCCGCCGACCTCCCGCCCGAGGCGCGCGACGTGTTGCGCCGGATCGACGCGGGCGGCCCGTTCGCCTACGACGAGGACGGCGGCACCTTCGGCAACTTCGAGGGCCTGCTGCCCGACCACGACGGCGGCTACTACGCGGAGTACACCGTCGACACCCCCGGCTCCGACGACCGCGGCGCCCGCCGGATCGTGGCCGGCGACGGGGGAGAGCTCTACTGGACCGCCGACCACTACGCGTCGTTCGCCAGGATCCGGCGATGA
- a CDS encoding Rv2175c family DNA-binding protein — translation MTEPRPADTDLATLVPDWIDWAAAAQELGVTVAKVRTMIREHELAAAVPTPGAGQQIPADFIQDGLVVKGLPGLLTMLHDGHYDDRECIAWLFTDLDLPGRPIDALRENRGSEVKRRAQAMSL, via the coding sequence ATGACCGAGCCACGCCCTGCCGACACCGACCTCGCGACCCTGGTCCCCGACTGGATCGACTGGGCGGCCGCCGCGCAGGAGCTGGGCGTCACCGTGGCCAAGGTGCGCACCATGATCCGCGAGCACGAGCTCGCCGCCGCGGTGCCGACGCCCGGTGCGGGCCAGCAGATCCCTGCCGACTTCATCCAGGACGGCCTGGTCGTCAAGGGCCTCCCGGGGCTGCTCACGATGCTCCACGACGGCCACTACGACGACCGAGAGTGCATCGCGTGGCTCTTCACCGACCTCGACCTGCCGGGTCGCCCGATCGACGCGCTGCGGGAGAACCGCGGCTCGGAGGTCAAGCGGCGTGCGCAGGCCATGAGCCTCTGA
- a CDS encoding transglycosylase SLT domain-containing protein, which translates to MTSDHMSLCRQLVASVLTGVLGAGALAALLLSTTALALAHSSAGSGSDARRLVEHRVRPGETATGLAVRFHAWTDEVIARNHLGRDAHLDVGQRLVIPVVVAAVPRHHHAHHAHHAHHAQRTHHHARSAVRRVVARTAAAQGVDPQLALAVAWQESGWRMGLRSEAGAIGAMQVLPGTGAWMSLYEGRPLRLHRLRDNVTAGVRLLDVLLDETTRTRRAVAAYYQGLGAVRAHGIYAESRPYVRNVLAIRDRLEAGRPPV; encoded by the coding sequence ATGACCTCCGACCACATGTCCCTCTGCCGCCAGCTCGTCGCGTCGGTCCTCACCGGCGTGCTGGGCGCCGGTGCGCTGGCCGCCCTGCTGCTGTCCACCACAGCCCTGGCCCTCGCGCACTCCTCGGCAGGGTCGGGCAGCGACGCGCGCCGCCTCGTCGAGCACCGGGTCCGGCCCGGCGAGACCGCCACCGGGCTGGCCGTCCGCTTCCACGCCTGGACCGACGAGGTGATCGCCCGCAACCACCTGGGCCGCGATGCCCACCTCGACGTCGGGCAGCGGCTCGTCATCCCGGTCGTCGTGGCGGCGGTCCCCCGCCACCACCACGCTCACCACGCCCACCACGCCCACCACGCCCAGCGGACGCACCACCACGCCCGCTCCGCCGTACGCCGCGTGGTGGCCCGCACCGCCGCCGCCCAGGGAGTCGACCCGCAGCTCGCCCTGGCCGTGGCCTGGCAGGAATCGGGCTGGCGGATGGGCCTGCGGTCCGAGGCAGGAGCGATCGGCGCCATGCAGGTGCTGCCGGGCACCGGCGCGTGGATGTCGCTCTACGAGGGCCGCCCGCTCCGGCTGCACCGCCTGCGCGACAACGTCACGGCCGGGGTGCGGCTGCTGGACGTCCTGCTCGACGAGACGACCCGGACGCGTCGAGCGGTGGCGGCGTACTACCAGGGCCTCGGTGCCGTCCGGGCGCACGGCATCTACGCCGAGAGCCGCCCCTACGTCCGCAACGTGCTCGCGATCCGCGACCGTCTCGAGGCGGGTCGCCCGCCCGTCTGA
- the pknB gene encoding Stk1 family PASTA domain-containing Ser/Thr kinase gives MQSDRHARSGTEAAGGDPTTGRLLDGRYRIGPRIARGGMASVYEATDIRLDRTVAVKIMHPGMGDDEEFAARFVREARAAARLSHPHVVAVYDQGEEDGTVYLAMELIPGHTLRDVIRKEAPMTPSRALALMEPVLSALAAAHRAGLIHRDVKPENVLIADDGRVKVADFGLAKAVSADTQHTATGGVLIGTVSYLAPELVVDGRADARADVYAAGVVLYELLTGSKPHAGDSPIQVAYKHVHEDVPPPSAVAPGIPAYVDALVARATARDRSLRPADAAVLLHQVHRVGQALADGVQDDPELTADLAPMLLHPDTGELVAVDDEVYDGSHDGEVTSPIGILPGRTVERMPAAPARTPAPVPSRPGPPPARPPARRRRWRGPVTLLLLLALVLGVAVGAWWFGWARYTSTPAVLDLTRTAAEKKLDAAGLQMELGGPDHKRLRIDGKVQDMVGQFSETVPVGRVADSDPDPGARILDGGTVTVVLSLGPERYKVPSVKGLTEDQAQDAITGKHLDFGESIGRWSDSIPAGTVLGSDPRAGTVLRPGTAVNIFISKGPKPVEVRDWTGRDADKAQAWFEDRGLVVDRGTEEYDDNVAEGHVISQTPASGTLHRGDTVKLVVSKGPELVEVPGGIIASGVDAARAKLEALGFRVDVQNSDHYLGLGYVYEMDPHSGDMVPRGSTITLFQI, from the coding sequence GTGCAGTCAGATCGGCACGCCCGCTCGGGCACCGAGGCTGCCGGTGGCGACCCCACGACCGGGCGGCTCCTGGACGGCAGATATCGCATCGGGCCGCGCATCGCGCGCGGCGGCATGGCCAGCGTCTACGAGGCCACCGACATCCGCCTGGACCGCACGGTCGCGGTCAAGATCATGCACCCGGGGATGGGTGACGACGAGGAGTTCGCGGCCCGGTTCGTCCGGGAGGCGCGTGCCGCGGCCCGGCTCTCCCACCCCCACGTCGTGGCGGTCTACGACCAGGGCGAGGAGGACGGCACCGTCTACCTCGCGATGGAGCTGATCCCCGGCCACACCCTGCGCGACGTCATCCGCAAGGAGGCGCCGATGACGCCGTCGCGGGCCCTGGCGCTGATGGAGCCGGTCCTCTCCGCGCTCGCCGCGGCCCACCGCGCCGGCCTGATCCACCGCGACGTGAAGCCCGAGAACGTCCTGATCGCCGACGACGGCCGGGTCAAGGTCGCCGACTTCGGGCTGGCCAAGGCCGTCAGCGCCGACACTCAGCACACCGCCACGGGCGGCGTCCTGATCGGCACGGTCTCCTACCTCGCCCCCGAGCTGGTGGTCGACGGCCGCGCCGACGCGCGCGCCGACGTCTACGCCGCGGGCGTCGTCCTCTACGAGCTCCTCACCGGCAGCAAGCCCCACGCCGGCGACTCCCCCATCCAGGTCGCCTACAAGCACGTCCACGAGGACGTCCCGCCGCCCAGCGCCGTCGCACCCGGCATCCCGGCGTACGTCGACGCGCTGGTCGCCCGGGCCACCGCCCGGGACCGCAGCCTGCGCCCCGCCGACGCCGCGGTGCTGCTGCACCAGGTCCACCGGGTCGGGCAGGCGCTCGCCGACGGCGTCCAGGACGACCCCGAGCTGACCGCCGACCTCGCGCCGATGCTGCTCCACCCCGACACCGGCGAGCTGGTGGCCGTCGACGACGAGGTCTACGACGGGTCCCACGACGGCGAGGTCACCAGCCCGATCGGGATCCTTCCGGGCCGCACCGTGGAGCGGATGCCGGCGGCACCCGCTCGCACCCCGGCCCCGGTGCCCTCGCGCCCCGGCCCGCCGCCGGCCCGCCCGCCCGCGCGTCGGCGTCGCTGGCGCGGCCCCGTCACGCTCCTGCTGCTGCTCGCGCTGGTCCTCGGCGTCGCCGTCGGGGCCTGGTGGTTCGGCTGGGCGCGCTACACGTCCACCCCGGCCGTGCTCGACCTGACCCGGACCGCCGCCGAGAAGAAGCTGGACGCCGCCGGTCTGCAGATGGAGCTCGGCGGGCCGGACCACAAGAGGCTGCGCATCGACGGCAAGGTCCAGGACATGGTCGGGCAGTTCTCCGAGACGGTCCCGGTCGGCCGGGTCGCCGACTCCGACCCCGACCCGGGCGCCCGGATCCTCGACGGCGGCACCGTCACGGTCGTCCTCTCCCTCGGCCCCGAGCGCTACAAGGTGCCGTCCGTGAAGGGCCTCACCGAGGACCAGGCCCAGGACGCGATCACCGGCAAGCACCTCGACTTCGGTGAGTCGATCGGCCGGTGGTCCGACAGCATCCCCGCCGGCACCGTGCTGGGCAGCGACCCCAGGGCCGGCACCGTCCTGCGCCCCGGCACGGCCGTCAACATCTTCATCAGCAAGGGCCCCAAGCCCGTCGAGGTGAGGGACTGGACCGGCCGCGACGCCGACAAGGCGCAGGCGTGGTTCGAGGACCGCGGCCTCGTCGTGGACCGCGGCACCGAGGAGTACGACGACAACGTCGCCGAGGGCCACGTCATCTCCCAGACCCCCGCCAGCGGCACCCTGCACCGCGGCGACACGGTCAAGCTCGTCGTGTCCAAGGGGCCCGAGCTGGTCGAGGTGCCCGGCGGGATCATCGCCTCGGGCGTCGACGCGGCCCGGGCCAAGCTCGAGGCCCTGGGCTTCCGGGTCGACGTCCAGAACAGCGACCACTACCTCGGCCTGGGCTACGTCTACGAGATGGACCCGCACTCCGGTGACATGGTGCCCCGGGGCTCCACGATCACGCTCTTCCAGATCTGA
- a CDS encoding deoxyribonuclease IV, with amino-acid sequence MIDEPALRNPIGTHVPVGKGLTAGALATALELGCETFQVFVGNPRGWALSAGTPTEDARFRDAAGEAGMRVFIHAPYLVNLGSPTAATYEKSVAVVAHNLKRAAEIGAEGVVVHTGSYVDPTGSEEQYAAAMRQVREGLLPVLEALGEDGPSLLLEPTAGQGRSLCAGVDDLEPYLAALDLHPKAGICLDTCHVFAAGAPLDEPGGTAATVDRIVEIGGPGRLRLIHANDSMDVRGAFKDRHQKIGEGHIGTDAFVDLFAHEATAGVPFVLETPGSRDPGNADIPLLKQLRKVAHA; translated from the coding sequence GTGATCGACGAGCCGGCCCTGCGCAACCCCATCGGCACCCACGTCCCCGTCGGCAAGGGCCTCACGGCCGGCGCCCTCGCGACCGCCCTCGAGCTGGGCTGTGAGACGTTCCAGGTCTTCGTCGGCAACCCGCGCGGCTGGGCCCTCTCGGCCGGCACGCCCACGGAGGACGCGCGGTTCCGCGACGCCGCCGGCGAGGCCGGGATGCGCGTCTTCATCCACGCGCCGTACCTCGTCAACCTCGGCTCCCCGACCGCCGCGACGTACGAGAAGTCCGTCGCCGTCGTGGCCCACAACCTCAAGCGGGCCGCCGAGATCGGCGCCGAGGGCGTCGTGGTGCACACCGGCTCCTACGTCGACCCGACGGGCAGCGAGGAGCAGTACGCCGCCGCGATGCGGCAGGTCCGCGAGGGCCTGCTGCCTGTGCTCGAGGCCCTGGGCGAGGACGGGCCGTCCCTGCTGCTCGAGCCGACCGCCGGCCAGGGACGGTCGCTGTGCGCCGGCGTCGACGACCTCGAGCCCTACCTCGCCGCGCTCGACCTGCACCCGAAGGCCGGGATCTGCCTGGACACCTGCCACGTGTTCGCGGCCGGCGCCCCGCTCGACGAGCCCGGCGGCACCGCCGCGACCGTCGACCGGATCGTCGAGATCGGCGGTCCCGGGCGGCTGCGGCTGATCCACGCCAACGACTCGATGGACGTGCGCGGCGCGTTCAAGGACCGCCACCAGAAGATCGGCGAGGGACACATCGGGACCGACGCGTTCGTCGACCTCTTCGCCCACGAGGCGACCGCGGGCGTGCCGTTCGTGCTGGAGACGCCCGGCTCGCGTGACCCCGGCAACGCCGACATCCCGCTGCTCAAGCAGCTCCGCAAGGTGGCGCACGCGTGA
- a CDS encoding DMT family transporter, with protein sequence MTEARRTTLLATSALLAMTACWGSTFFLIHDLLDRVPTLDFLAVRFTIASVALLLVAPRAVGRLSPEVRRHAVVLGLLYGVAQILQTAGLAHTPASVSGFITGMYVVCTPLFAAVLLRSRITLLTWAAVALATAGLAVLTLDGLSVGFGEAITLVSALLYALHIVGLGAWSTARDALGMSILQIIVIAVVCLVATAPDGVTLPDNTRDWLSITYMALFAGALALVGQTWAQAHLAPTRSAIIMSMEPVFAAFFAVLLGGEATTLRMVGGGLMVLTAMVLVELVPRRKVEAEVQHIAV encoded by the coding sequence GTGACGGAGGCCCGTCGTACGACGCTCCTGGCCACCTCGGCGCTGCTGGCGATGACGGCGTGCTGGGGCTCGACGTTCTTCCTGATCCACGACCTGCTCGACCGGGTGCCGACCCTGGACTTCCTGGCGGTGCGGTTCACCATCGCGAGCGTCGCACTGCTGCTCGTCGCGCCGCGCGCGGTGGGCCGTCTCTCCCCCGAGGTCCGGCGGCACGCGGTCGTGCTCGGCCTGCTCTACGGGGTCGCGCAGATCCTGCAGACCGCCGGGCTGGCGCACACCCCGGCGAGCGTGTCCGGCTTCATCACGGGGATGTACGTCGTGTGCACGCCGCTGTTCGCCGCGGTCCTGCTCCGGTCGCGGATCACCCTCCTGACGTGGGCGGCCGTGGCGCTGGCGACAGCGGGGCTCGCGGTGCTGACCCTCGACGGCCTCTCGGTCGGCTTCGGCGAGGCGATCACCCTGGTCTCCGCCCTGCTCTACGCCCTGCACATCGTCGGGCTGGGCGCGTGGTCGACGGCCCGGGACGCCCTCGGCATGTCGATCCTGCAGATCATCGTGATCGCGGTGGTCTGCCTCGTCGCGACCGCACCCGACGGCGTCACGCTGCCGGACAACACCCGCGACTGGCTGTCGATCACCTACATGGCGCTGTTCGCCGGCGCGCTCGCGCTGGTCGGCCAGACGTGGGCGCAGGCGCACCTCGCCCCGACTCGCAGCGCGATCATCATGAGCATGGAGCCGGTCTTCGCGGCGTTCTTCGCGGTGCTGCTGGGTGGCGAGGCGACCACGCTGCGGATGGTGGGCGGCGGGCTGATGGTGCTGACCGCGATGGTGCTCGTCGAGCTGGTGCCGCGCCGCAAGGTCGAGGCCGAGGTCCAGCACATCGCGGTGTGA
- the aroF gene encoding 3-deoxy-7-phosphoheptulonate synthase: MVVVMSPDATDEDIAHVVEKVEGVGGEAFVSKGVVRTIIGLVGDIDSFHHLNLRTLKGVADVHRISDPYKLVSRQHHPDRSTVWVGQPGHQVPIGPDTFTFIAGPCAVETPEQTLEAARMAKSAGATILRGGAFKPRTSPYAFQGLGLAGLEILVDVRRVTGLPIVTEVVDARDVPVVAEHADMLQIGTRNMANFGLLQAVGDAGKPVLLKRGMTATIEEWLMAAEYIAQRGNLDVVLCERGIRTFEPATRNTLDISAVPVVQATSHLPVIVDPSHAAGRKDLVVPLSRAAIAVGADGVIVDVHPDPETALCDGPQALLGTELRELAQAVRRLPPMVGRADSGERVRTA; this comes from the coding sequence ATGGTCGTCGTCATGTCGCCGGATGCCACCGACGAGGACATCGCCCACGTCGTCGAGAAGGTCGAGGGGGTCGGCGGGGAGGCGTTCGTCTCCAAGGGCGTCGTCCGCACCATCATCGGGCTGGTCGGCGACATCGACTCCTTCCACCACCTCAACCTGCGCACCCTCAAGGGCGTCGCGGACGTGCACCGGATCTCCGACCCCTACAAGCTCGTCAGCCGCCAGCACCACCCCGACCGCTCGACGGTGTGGGTCGGGCAGCCCGGCCACCAGGTGCCGATCGGTCCCGACACCTTCACGTTCATCGCCGGCCCCTGCGCCGTCGAGACGCCCGAGCAGACCCTCGAGGCGGCCCGGATGGCCAAGTCGGCGGGCGCCACAATCCTGCGCGGCGGGGCGTTCAAGCCGCGGACGTCGCCGTACGCCTTCCAGGGGCTGGGCCTCGCGGGCCTGGAGATCCTCGTCGACGTGCGCCGGGTCACGGGCCTGCCGATCGTCACGGAGGTCGTGGACGCGCGCGACGTCCCGGTCGTGGCCGAGCACGCCGACATGCTGCAGATCGGCACCCGCAACATGGCCAACTTCGGCCTGCTGCAGGCGGTCGGCGACGCCGGCAAGCCGGTGCTGCTCAAGCGCGGCATGACCGCCACGATCGAGGAGTGGCTGATGGCGGCGGAGTACATCGCCCAGCGCGGCAACCTCGACGTCGTCCTGTGCGAGCGCGGGATCCGCACGTTCGAGCCGGCCACCCGCAACACCCTCGACATCTCCGCCGTCCCGGTCGTCCAGGCGACCAGCCACCTGCCGGTGATCGTCGACCCGTCGCACGCCGCGGGCCGCAAGGACCTCGTGGTCCCGCTCTCCCGGGCTGCCATCGCGGTCGGCGCCGACGGGGTCATCGTCGACGTCCACCCCGACCCCGAGACGGCGCTGTGCGACGGGCCCCAGGCCCTGCTCGGGACCGAGCTGCGCGAGCTCGCCCAGGCCGTACGCCGGCTCCCGCCGATGGTCGGGCGGGCCGACTCCGGTGAGCGGGTGCGCACCGCCTGA